A DNA window from Lagenorhynchus albirostris chromosome 5, mLagAlb1.1, whole genome shotgun sequence contains the following coding sequences:
- the ETS2 gene encoding protein C-ets-2 isoform X1: protein MNDFGIKNMDQVAPVSSSYRGTLKRQPAFDTFDGSLLAAFPSLNEEQTLQEVPTGLDSIAHDSTNCELPLLTPCSKAVMSQALKATFSGFKKEQRRLGIPKNPWLWTEQQVCQWLLWATNEFSLVDVNLQRFGMTGQVLCNLGKERFLELAPDFVGDILWEHLEQMIKENQEKTEDQYEEISHLNSVPHWINSNSLGFGVEQALYGMQTQNYPKGGLLDGLCPASSAPSTLGPEQDFQMFPKARLSTVSVNYCSISQDFPAATLNLLSSSSGKPGDHDSAETGADSFESSESLLQSWNSQSSLLDVQRVPSFESFEDDCSQSLGLSKPTMSFKDYIQERSDPVEQGKPVIPAAVLAGFTGSGPIQLWQFLLELLSDKSCQSFISWTGDGWEFKLADPDEVARRWGKRKNKPKMNYEKLSRGLRYYYDKNIIHKTSGKRYVYRFVCDLQNLLGFTPEELHAILGVQLDTED from the exons atgaatgaTTTTGGAATCAAGAACATGGACCAGGTGGCCCCTGTGTCCAGCAGTTACAGAGGGACACTCAAG CGCCAGCCTGCCTTTGACACCTTTGATGGCTCCCTGCTCGCTGCTTTCCCCTCCCTCAATGAAGAGCAAACACTCCAGGAAGTGCCGACAGGCTTGGATTCAATTGctcatg ACTCGACCAACTGTGAGTTGCCTCTGTTGACCCCATGCAGCAAGGCTGTGATGAGTCAAGCCTTAAAAGCTACCTTCAGTGGCTTCAAAAAGGAGCAGCGCCGCCTTGGCATCCCGAAGA ATCCCTGGCTGTGGACTGAGCAACAGGTGTGCCAGTGGCTTCTCTGGGCCACGAACGAGTTCAGTCTGGTGGACGTCAACCTCCAGAGGTTCGGCATGACCGGCCAGGTGTTGTGTAACCTTGGCAAGGAGCGCTTTCTGGAGCTGGCGCCTGACTTTGTGGGTGACATTCTCTGGGAACACCTGGAGCAGATGATCAAAG AAAACCAAGAAAAGACAGAAGATCAGTATGAAGAAATTTCACACCTCAACTCAGTTCCTCATTGGATTAATAGCAATTCGTTAG GTTTTGGCGTGGAGCAAGCGCTGTATGGAATGCAGACGCAGAACTACCCCAAAGGCGGCCTCCTGGATGGCCTGTGTCCAGCATCCTCAGCGCCCAGCACACTCGGTCCCGAGCAGGACTTCCAGATGTTTCCCAAGGCCCGACTCAGCACTGTCAGCGTCAACTACTGCTCCATCAGCCAGGACTTCCCGGCCGCCACCTTGAATCTGCTCTCCAGCAGTTCTG ggaagcccggagaccACGACTCCGCCGAGACAGGCGCCGACAGCTTCGAGAGCTCAGAGTCGCTGCTGCAGTCCTGGAACAGCCAGTCGTCCCTGCTGGACGTGCAGCGGGTACCGTCCTTCGAGAGCTTCGAGGACGACTGCAGCCAGTCCCTGGGCCTCAGCAAGCCGACCATGTCCTTCAAGGACTACATCCAGGAGAGGAGCGACCCGGTGGAGCAAGGCAAACCAGTTATACCTGCGGCCGTGCTGGCCGGCTTCACAG GAAGCGGACCTATCCAGTTGTGGCAGTTTCTTCTAGAATTGCTATCCGACAAATCCTGTCAGTCTTTCATCAGCTGGACGGGGGACGGATGGGAGTTTAAGCTTGCTGACCCCGATGAG GTGGCCCGCCGGTGGGGAAAGCGGAAAAACAAGCCCAAGATGAACTACGAGAAGCTGAGCCGGGGTTTACGCTATTACTACGACAAGAACATCATCCACAAGACGTCGGGGAAGCGCTACGTGTACCGCTTCGTGTGCGACCTCCAGAACTTGCTGGGCTTCACGCCCGAGGAGCTGCACGCCATCCTGGGCGTCCAGCTGGACACGGAGGACTGA
- the ETS2 gene encoding protein C-ets-2 isoform X2 has translation MNDFGIKNMDQVAPVSSSYRGTLKRQPAFDTFDGSLLAAFPSLNEEQTLQEVPTGLDSIAHDPWLWTEQQVCQWLLWATNEFSLVDVNLQRFGMTGQVLCNLGKERFLELAPDFVGDILWEHLEQMIKENQEKTEDQYEEISHLNSVPHWINSNSLGFGVEQALYGMQTQNYPKGGLLDGLCPASSAPSTLGPEQDFQMFPKARLSTVSVNYCSISQDFPAATLNLLSSSSGKPGDHDSAETGADSFESSESLLQSWNSQSSLLDVQRVPSFESFEDDCSQSLGLSKPTMSFKDYIQERSDPVEQGKPVIPAAVLAGFTGSGPIQLWQFLLELLSDKSCQSFISWTGDGWEFKLADPDEVARRWGKRKNKPKMNYEKLSRGLRYYYDKNIIHKTSGKRYVYRFVCDLQNLLGFTPEELHAILGVQLDTED, from the exons atgaatgaTTTTGGAATCAAGAACATGGACCAGGTGGCCCCTGTGTCCAGCAGTTACAGAGGGACACTCAAG CGCCAGCCTGCCTTTGACACCTTTGATGGCTCCCTGCTCGCTGCTTTCCCCTCCCTCAATGAAGAGCAAACACTCCAGGAAGTGCCGACAGGCTTGGATTCAATTGctcatg ATCCCTGGCTGTGGACTGAGCAACAGGTGTGCCAGTGGCTTCTCTGGGCCACGAACGAGTTCAGTCTGGTGGACGTCAACCTCCAGAGGTTCGGCATGACCGGCCAGGTGTTGTGTAACCTTGGCAAGGAGCGCTTTCTGGAGCTGGCGCCTGACTTTGTGGGTGACATTCTCTGGGAACACCTGGAGCAGATGATCAAAG AAAACCAAGAAAAGACAGAAGATCAGTATGAAGAAATTTCACACCTCAACTCAGTTCCTCATTGGATTAATAGCAATTCGTTAG GTTTTGGCGTGGAGCAAGCGCTGTATGGAATGCAGACGCAGAACTACCCCAAAGGCGGCCTCCTGGATGGCCTGTGTCCAGCATCCTCAGCGCCCAGCACACTCGGTCCCGAGCAGGACTTCCAGATGTTTCCCAAGGCCCGACTCAGCACTGTCAGCGTCAACTACTGCTCCATCAGCCAGGACTTCCCGGCCGCCACCTTGAATCTGCTCTCCAGCAGTTCTG ggaagcccggagaccACGACTCCGCCGAGACAGGCGCCGACAGCTTCGAGAGCTCAGAGTCGCTGCTGCAGTCCTGGAACAGCCAGTCGTCCCTGCTGGACGTGCAGCGGGTACCGTCCTTCGAGAGCTTCGAGGACGACTGCAGCCAGTCCCTGGGCCTCAGCAAGCCGACCATGTCCTTCAAGGACTACATCCAGGAGAGGAGCGACCCGGTGGAGCAAGGCAAACCAGTTATACCTGCGGCCGTGCTGGCCGGCTTCACAG GAAGCGGACCTATCCAGTTGTGGCAGTTTCTTCTAGAATTGCTATCCGACAAATCCTGTCAGTCTTTCATCAGCTGGACGGGGGACGGATGGGAGTTTAAGCTTGCTGACCCCGATGAG GTGGCCCGCCGGTGGGGAAAGCGGAAAAACAAGCCCAAGATGAACTACGAGAAGCTGAGCCGGGGTTTACGCTATTACTACGACAAGAACATCATCCACAAGACGTCGGGGAAGCGCTACGTGTACCGCTTCGTGTGCGACCTCCAGAACTTGCTGGGCTTCACGCCCGAGGAGCTGCACGCCATCCTGGGCGTCCAGCTGGACACGGAGGACTGA
- the ETS2 gene encoding protein C-ets-2 isoform X3 has protein sequence MSQALKATFSGFKKEQRRLGIPKNPWLWTEQQVCQWLLWATNEFSLVDVNLQRFGMTGQVLCNLGKERFLELAPDFVGDILWEHLEQMIKENQEKTEDQYEEISHLNSVPHWINSNSLGFGVEQALYGMQTQNYPKGGLLDGLCPASSAPSTLGPEQDFQMFPKARLSTVSVNYCSISQDFPAATLNLLSSSSGKPGDHDSAETGADSFESSESLLQSWNSQSSLLDVQRVPSFESFEDDCSQSLGLSKPTMSFKDYIQERSDPVEQGKPVIPAAVLAGFTGSGPIQLWQFLLELLSDKSCQSFISWTGDGWEFKLADPDEVARRWGKRKNKPKMNYEKLSRGLRYYYDKNIIHKTSGKRYVYRFVCDLQNLLGFTPEELHAILGVQLDTED, from the exons ATGAGTCAAGCCTTAAAAGCTACCTTCAGTGGCTTCAAAAAGGAGCAGCGCCGCCTTGGCATCCCGAAGA ATCCCTGGCTGTGGACTGAGCAACAGGTGTGCCAGTGGCTTCTCTGGGCCACGAACGAGTTCAGTCTGGTGGACGTCAACCTCCAGAGGTTCGGCATGACCGGCCAGGTGTTGTGTAACCTTGGCAAGGAGCGCTTTCTGGAGCTGGCGCCTGACTTTGTGGGTGACATTCTCTGGGAACACCTGGAGCAGATGATCAAAG AAAACCAAGAAAAGACAGAAGATCAGTATGAAGAAATTTCACACCTCAACTCAGTTCCTCATTGGATTAATAGCAATTCGTTAG GTTTTGGCGTGGAGCAAGCGCTGTATGGAATGCAGACGCAGAACTACCCCAAAGGCGGCCTCCTGGATGGCCTGTGTCCAGCATCCTCAGCGCCCAGCACACTCGGTCCCGAGCAGGACTTCCAGATGTTTCCCAAGGCCCGACTCAGCACTGTCAGCGTCAACTACTGCTCCATCAGCCAGGACTTCCCGGCCGCCACCTTGAATCTGCTCTCCAGCAGTTCTG ggaagcccggagaccACGACTCCGCCGAGACAGGCGCCGACAGCTTCGAGAGCTCAGAGTCGCTGCTGCAGTCCTGGAACAGCCAGTCGTCCCTGCTGGACGTGCAGCGGGTACCGTCCTTCGAGAGCTTCGAGGACGACTGCAGCCAGTCCCTGGGCCTCAGCAAGCCGACCATGTCCTTCAAGGACTACATCCAGGAGAGGAGCGACCCGGTGGAGCAAGGCAAACCAGTTATACCTGCGGCCGTGCTGGCCGGCTTCACAG GAAGCGGACCTATCCAGTTGTGGCAGTTTCTTCTAGAATTGCTATCCGACAAATCCTGTCAGTCTTTCATCAGCTGGACGGGGGACGGATGGGAGTTTAAGCTTGCTGACCCCGATGAG GTGGCCCGCCGGTGGGGAAAGCGGAAAAACAAGCCCAAGATGAACTACGAGAAGCTGAGCCGGGGTTTACGCTATTACTACGACAAGAACATCATCCACAAGACGTCGGGGAAGCGCTACGTGTACCGCTTCGTGTGCGACCTCCAGAACTTGCTGGGCTTCACGCCCGAGGAGCTGCACGCCATCCTGGGCGTCCAGCTGGACACGGAGGACTGA